Within Bradymonas sediminis, the genomic segment GAGCTTCGTGTCAATAAATCGGCTCATGGCCCAGCCCACAACACGCCTCGAGAACAGGTCAATGAGCACCGCCAAATAGAGCCAGCCCTCGGCGGTTCGGATGTATGTTATATCTCCGACCCAGGCCTGGTTGGGGGCTGCGGCTGTGAAAGCGCGGTTAAGTTTGTTGTGTTCTATGTCATAATTATGGTTGGAATCGGTGGTTTTACAGAACGCACGTCGCTTGCGCGCAAAGAGACCATTTTCACGCATCAGACGTGCGACGCGATGCTTTCCAGCGTGATAGCCACGGGCCAAAAGCACGCTCAAAACGCGACGAAAGCCGTAGCGTTTATAGCTTGCCTCAAAGATCTCCTCGATCTCGGCCAACAGCATTGCATTCTCTTGGGCACGCTCGGATAAAGGGCGCTTTTGCCAATCGTAAAACCCGCTGCGGCTGACCTGCATCACGCGGCATAGCGTGCGCACGGGGTGGTTTGCCTTCTCCTCTTTGATGAACCGGTAGCGGTGTGTCACCGGGACTCCTTGGCGAAGAAGGCCGCAGCCTTTTTTAGGATTTCGCGCTCCTCTTTTAGGATGCGATTCTCCCGACGAAGCCGGCGCAATTCCTCGTCGCGCTCATCGTCAGTTACAACACTTCGGCCCTCTCCCGTGGCATGCTCAGCCCGGTGTTTGGCGACCCAATTGTACAGCGCACCCGAATGAATCCCGAGATCACGGGCGACTTGAGCCGTCGGAATCGACTCGCTCAGCGCCAGACGGACAGCATCGGCTTTAAACTCTTTGGTGAAACGGGTGCGTTTGGCTTTTTTGCTCATTTGGAACCTCCTAATGATACGATATCATTTTTTGGTGTGAGAAGGTGTCCGAATTTTCCGGGTCATGCCAATGCCAAACTCTAAGACCTCGATGACCAAGACCGCAATCTATTTCATTGCGCTTCACACCTAATTTCAAAACGCCCCCACCACCAATAAATTTGCCCCACACCCCAACCCCCCTATAATCCCCACGCCGAACCGCCCACGCCAACCTGCGCGCCCTATTTCACTCAACGCTTAACCCTGCTACAACAATATCTTATAGGGTTTGTGTGAATCCATCTTGTCGAGAATAACGCTATGATACCGAGCATCGAAGAGACCGTTTTATTGATCGTGGCCGTGTTCTGTGTGCTCGGGCTTGGTTGGTTGGGTAAGATCAGCGAGGCTTATGGTGAGATGCGGGCGCGCAAGGTGCAGGCGCGGCTGGATAAGGGGTCTGAGAAGTCGTCGGATTCCTGAGAGTTTTTGCGCCCCCCCCCCAGATAGATAAAACCCACCCGAAAGTGCAGCCGAGGAAGTGATGTTAGTCGACGTATTTGCAGCTAGTTTGGACGTGGCAGTGCTCGCGAAGGCGGCGATTACCTGGACGCCGGTGACCTTCTATGTCACCGCGACCATCGTCCATACCCTGATGATCCTTTTGGTCTTCAAATTGCTCCATGTGGACCCGGAGCATAATACCTTTATCGGGGCGGTGATCGCGGCGCTCGTGGGCAACGCGGCGGTGTTTTTTCTGCGGGATTTTGGGCTCTTCGGCAACCTGGGGGCGGCGGCGATTTATTTCGCGACGCTGGCCGCGGTGTCCAGCGGTGAGGTGCTCAAATCCCTGCTGGTATTCACGGCGGCGCTGGCGGTTTACGCGGGGCTGGGCATGTTTCTCACTCCGCGCACGCCGCTGACCGTGGAGAAGATCGGCGGGCTCCCCGAGATCATGATGACCGGCGGGTTGACGCCCGAGCCGATCACCGAAGAAGATAGCAACGAGCTTGCCAAACCTGCTGAATAATATCAGGTTTATGGCGCTAGATATCCCCTCCCAGAGGAGCGACCCCCGTGGCGAAAGACGGCTCATTTAGGATCCCGACCATCAAGGGCAGAATCGCGGAGAAGCTCGCGCGCGCCACGCCGCGTGCGCGCGACGGTGAGGAGACGCTTGAGTTTCCGCCCACCCCGGCGCCGATGACCCTGCACGACGCCGACGAGCGCGGGGCGGTCGCCCTGGCGTGTCTGATCCTGGAGAGCCTGCGCGAGCGCGGCGGCACCCTCGCCCCGCGCCGCCCGCTCGAGACCGTCCTGCGCAAGAGCCTCGCCTCATTCGGCCCCAAAGAGGTGATGGATATCGAGGTCGAGGCCTACGAAATCCTGCTATGGCTCGGCAAGGCGATTGACCCGCAGTGGTCGCAGCACTCCACCGAGGGCGGCGAATCCGTCAAGAATATTCATGAGGACTCCCCCCACCACGAGATGATTCGCTGGGCCCTGGCCAACGGCGAGGACCTCGAGATGGATTATTATAGCCATGGGCGCGGGCAGTTTACGAAGCGGCGCATCACGCCGATCAGCCTGGAGGCCGAGACCTACCTGCACGCCTATTGCCACCTTCGCCGCGAGGAGCGCGTCTTTCGCCTCACGCGCATCGCCGATCTGCGCCCGGTGGGCGGGTGGTCGGTGTACCGAAAGACGCATCCGACAGCTGCCAAACCTGCGGCCGCCAAACCCGCGA encodes:
- a CDS encoding WYL domain-containing protein, with amino-acid sequence MAKDGSFRIPTIKGRIAEKLARATPRARDGEETLEFPPTPAPMTLHDADERGAVALACLILESLRERGGTLAPRRPLETVLRKSLASFGPKEVMDIEVEAYEILLWLGKAIDPQWSQHSTEGGESVKNIHEDSPHHEMIRWALANGEDLEMDYYSHGRGQFTKRRITPISLEAETYLHAYCHLRREERVFRLTRIADLRPVGGWSVYRKTHPTAAKPAAAKPASEKPAPQKSAPKPKTDANDSDSNPQMSLLDPD